From Amycolatopsis sp. cg9, one genomic window encodes:
- a CDS encoding ABC transporter ATP-binding protein, whose product MDESEDREPALVQAKALVKRFGGFEAVRGIDVEVRRGEAFGFLGPNGAGKSSTMRMIACVSPRTDGDLRVLGADPETAGPRIRARLGVVPQQDNLDVELTVRENLLIYGRYFGLSRAAARRKAEELLEFAQLTDRADDKVDPLSGGMKRRLTIARSLVNDPELLLLDEPTTGLDPQARHLLWDRLFRLKAQGTTLIVTTHYMDEAEQLCDRLVVMDHGRIAAEGSPADLIKRYSTREVVELRFASGEQAAAAQQVEGLAERVEILPDRVLLYSDDGEVALEHAHARGVRPLSSLVRRSSLEDVFLRLTGRTLVD is encoded by the coding sequence GTGGACGAATCGGAGGACCGGGAACCGGCACTGGTGCAGGCCAAGGCGCTCGTGAAGCGCTTCGGCGGGTTCGAGGCCGTGCGCGGGATCGACGTCGAGGTGCGGCGCGGGGAGGCGTTCGGCTTCCTCGGGCCCAACGGCGCCGGGAAGTCGTCGACCATGCGGATGATCGCGTGCGTGTCACCACGCACGGACGGCGATCTGCGCGTGCTCGGCGCCGACCCGGAGACCGCCGGCCCGCGGATCCGCGCGCGCCTGGGCGTGGTGCCGCAGCAGGACAACCTGGACGTCGAGCTGACGGTCCGGGAGAACCTGCTGATCTACGGCCGCTACTTCGGCCTGTCGCGGGCAGCGGCCCGGCGCAAGGCCGAGGAATTGCTGGAGTTCGCGCAGCTGACCGACCGGGCCGACGACAAGGTCGACCCGCTCTCCGGCGGCATGAAGCGGCGGCTGACGATCGCGCGGTCGCTGGTCAACGACCCGGAGCTGCTGCTGCTCGACGAGCCGACGACGGGCCTCGACCCGCAGGCCCGGCACCTGTTGTGGGACCGGCTGTTCCGCCTCAAGGCCCAGGGCACGACGCTGATCGTCACGACGCACTACATGGACGAGGCCGAGCAGCTCTGCGACAGGCTGGTGGTGATGGACCACGGCCGCATCGCGGCGGAGGGCTCGCCGGCGGACCTGATCAAGCGCTACTCGACGCGCGAAGTCGTCGAGCTGCGGTTCGCGTCGGGGGAGCAGGCCGCGGCGGCCCAGCAGGTCGAAGGGCTGGCGGAGCGCGTGGAGATCCTGCCGGACCGGGTCCTGCTCTACAGCGACGACGGCGAGGTCGCGCTGGAACACGCGCACGCCCGCGGGGTGCGCCCGCTCTCGAGCCTGGTGCGCCGGAGTTCGCTGGAGGACGTCTTCCTGCGGCTGACCGGCCGGACGCTGGTGGACTGA
- a CDS encoding phosphodiester glycosidase family protein has product MKKSRVALPFVALFATVFVAPAHADPLRAPLGTPPVEAAPAASSDHQGPAAFAAADPDDGLVTGSATTEVAPGLNLTQFDRFDPAGWIRGDTLAVDLGSKVLKPTYLSPGTVSARTPLSQQVARAGAVAGVNGDFFDINATGAPIGVGIDGGQLQTAPAAGHNLTASITDDGKARLASIFLEATVTLPGGAARATNFNSPVLGADAIGVYTPLWGASGRATSVAGASRVREVELRDGVVTAVREQPASGPIAAGTTLLLAREAGADALAALKPGDPVGVTYAPRSDAGKVAVAVGGNEVLLRDGVVQPVDNVAMHPRTAVGFSADGKRLWLATVDGRQADSRGLTELELARHMKSLGADDAINLDGGGSSTLLARNEGEAAPSVRNSPSDGGERLVPNGIGFATVPGSGKLTGFAPAPAVAADGADRVLTGLTRHLVADGHDETGAAVAAEPRWTTSDPRRATVTRGVVTGHGAGGVDVVARAGRATGKTTLSVLGEPVRLGTSTEQVALSAAGAKSTFKVYGYDADGYGTWLEPDDVKLDYDHSVVRVEPSGDGYAVTAVTASGATSITASAAGFTTHLAASVGTVPQVAAPLDGPAGWTATVFPAVVGAALSAAPGRDGGAGLALDYRLTGTNATRAAYVTPSAPLAVPAGTQKIGLWVNGDGKGAWLRAELRDAANVASVVDLSLSVDWTGWRYVTAAVPAGLPGGQRLARFYAVENVPDQQYEGRLVFDDLTFEVAPTTSVPADAAPRDPALVTDGVLTGGLRVAVVSDAQFTADDPAGPLVAQARRALREAVAAKPDLVLINGDFVDRGTPPDLARARQVIADELDGKVLWYYVPGNHEAEAGNGLANFQAVFGETHRVVDVHGIRLVLMDSSRGSLRAGGFDQVRMLRSALDSAAADRSVRGVVVAMHHPVQDPSPTGNSQLGDRKEATLLTQWLTGFERASGKPAASVASHAGVFSLSRLDGVPYLVNGNSGKAPAAAPGDGGFVGWTLLRVDPADRAQPVRFETRPNVDSLTLSGPASLARGERAVVRASVRQGPRDVPVSYPVSADWSVGWGVVSFDPATGVLTALRPGVARLSVTVNGVTRTLVVTVRG; this is encoded by the coding sequence GTGAAGAAGTCACGCGTCGCGTTGCCGTTCGTCGCCCTGTTCGCGACGGTGTTCGTCGCTCCCGCCCACGCCGACCCGCTCCGCGCGCCGCTCGGTACGCCACCGGTCGAGGCCGCGCCCGCCGCGTCGTCGGACCACCAGGGCCCGGCCGCCTTCGCCGCCGCGGACCCCGACGACGGGCTCGTCACCGGCAGCGCGACCACCGAGGTCGCGCCCGGGCTGAACCTCACCCAGTTCGACCGGTTCGACCCGGCCGGCTGGATCCGCGGCGACACCCTCGCCGTCGACCTGGGCAGCAAGGTCCTGAAGCCCACGTACCTCAGCCCCGGCACGGTGTCCGCGCGCACGCCGCTCTCGCAGCAGGTCGCGCGCGCGGGTGCGGTCGCCGGCGTCAACGGCGACTTCTTCGACATCAACGCCACCGGCGCGCCGATCGGCGTCGGGATCGACGGCGGGCAGCTGCAGACCGCGCCCGCCGCCGGCCACAACCTCACCGCGTCGATCACCGACGACGGCAAGGCGCGGCTGGCGTCGATCTTCCTCGAAGCCACCGTGACGCTGCCGGGCGGCGCGGCGAGGGCCACGAACTTCAACAGCCCGGTCCTCGGCGCGGACGCGATCGGCGTCTACACGCCGTTGTGGGGCGCTTCCGGGCGGGCGACCTCGGTGGCCGGGGCGTCGCGCGTGCGCGAGGTCGAGCTCCGCGACGGCGTCGTCACCGCCGTGCGCGAACAACCCGCGAGCGGCCCGATCGCGGCGGGCACCACGCTGCTGCTGGCCCGCGAAGCCGGGGCGGACGCGCTCGCCGCGCTCAAGCCGGGCGACCCGGTCGGGGTCACGTACGCGCCCCGCTCGGACGCCGGGAAGGTCGCGGTCGCGGTGGGCGGCAACGAAGTCCTGCTCCGCGACGGCGTCGTGCAGCCGGTCGACAACGTCGCCATGCACCCGCGGACCGCGGTCGGCTTCTCCGCTGACGGCAAGCGGCTGTGGCTGGCCACTGTGGACGGTCGGCAGGCCGACAGCCGCGGCCTGACCGAGCTGGAACTGGCGCGGCACATGAAGAGCCTCGGCGCCGACGACGCGATCAACCTCGACGGCGGCGGCTCGTCGACGCTCCTGGCGCGCAACGAGGGCGAAGCCGCGCCGAGCGTCCGGAACTCGCCGTCCGACGGCGGGGAACGCCTGGTGCCCAACGGGATCGGCTTCGCGACCGTGCCGGGCAGCGGCAAGCTCACCGGCTTCGCGCCCGCCCCCGCCGTGGCGGCGGACGGCGCGGACCGCGTCCTGACCGGCCTGACGCGCCACCTCGTCGCCGACGGCCACGACGAGACCGGCGCCGCGGTGGCCGCCGAGCCGCGCTGGACGACGTCGGACCCCCGGCGGGCGACCGTCACGCGCGGAGTCGTCACCGGCCACGGCGCGGGCGGTGTCGACGTCGTCGCGCGCGCCGGGCGCGCGACCGGGAAGACGACGCTTTCCGTGCTGGGCGAGCCGGTCCGGCTGGGCACCAGCACCGAGCAGGTCGCGCTGTCGGCCGCCGGGGCCAAGAGCACGTTCAAGGTCTACGGCTACGACGCCGACGGCTACGGCACCTGGCTGGAACCCGACGACGTCAAGCTCGACTACGACCACTCCGTCGTCCGCGTCGAGCCCTCGGGCGACGGCTACGCGGTGACCGCGGTGACCGCGTCCGGGGCCACCTCGATCACCGCGTCCGCCGCCGGGTTCACCACGCACCTGGCCGCTTCGGTGGGCACCGTGCCCCAGGTCGCCGCGCCGCTGGACGGCCCGGCGGGCTGGACGGCGACGGTGTTCCCGGCGGTCGTCGGCGCGGCGCTGTCGGCGGCACCCGGGCGCGACGGCGGCGCCGGGCTCGCGCTGGACTACCGGCTGACCGGCACGAACGCCACGCGCGCGGCCTACGTGACACCGTCCGCGCCGCTCGCCGTCCCGGCGGGTACCCAGAAGATCGGGCTGTGGGTGAACGGCGACGGCAAGGGCGCGTGGCTGCGGGCCGAACTGCGCGACGCCGCGAACGTGGCGTCCGTCGTGGACCTTTCGCTGAGCGTGGACTGGACGGGCTGGCGGTACGTCACCGCCGCGGTCCCGGCCGGGCTGCCCGGCGGCCAGCGCCTCGCGCGCTTCTACGCCGTCGAAAACGTGCCGGACCAGCAGTACGAGGGCCGGCTGGTGTTCGACGACCTGACCTTCGAGGTGGCGCCGACGACTTCGGTGCCCGCCGACGCGGCCCCGCGCGATCCCGCGCTGGTCACCGACGGCGTGCTGACCGGCGGCCTGCGCGTCGCGGTGGTCAGCGACGCCCAGTTCACCGCGGACGACCCGGCGGGCCCGCTGGTCGCCCAGGCCCGGCGGGCGCTGCGCGAAGCCGTCGCCGCGAAGCCGGACCTGGTACTGATCAACGGCGACTTCGTCGACCGGGGGACACCGCCCGACCTCGCGCGGGCGCGCCAGGTGATCGCGGACGAGCTCGACGGCAAGGTGCTCTGGTACTACGTGCCGGGCAACCACGAGGCCGAGGCGGGCAACGGGCTCGCCAACTTCCAGGCCGTCTTCGGGGAGACCCACCGCGTCGTCGACGTGCACGGCATCCGGCTGGTGCTGATGGACTCCTCGCGCGGCTCGCTGCGGGCAGGCGGCTTCGACCAGGTCCGGATGCTGCGCTCGGCGCTCGATTCGGCGGCGGCGGACCGGTCCGTGCGCGGGGTCGTCGTCGCCATGCACCACCCGGTGCAGGACCCCAGCCCGACCGGGAACTCCCAGCTCGGCGACCGGAAGGAAGCCACGCTGCTGACCCAGTGGCTGACCGGGTTCGAGCGGGCGTCCGGCAAGCCGGCCGCTTCGGTGGCTTCGCACGCCGGCGTGTTCTCGCTGTCCCGGCTGGACGGCGTGCCGTACCTGGTCAACGGCAACTCGGGCAAGGCACCCGCGGCCGCTCCGGGCGACGGCGGGTTCGTCGGCTGGACGCTGCTGCGCGTCGACCCGGCCGACCGCGCCCAGCCGGTGCGCTTCGAGACGCGGCCGAACGTCGACTCGCTGACGCTGTCCGGGCCGGCTTCGCTGGCTCGCGGCGAACGCGCGGTCGTGCGCGCTTCGGTCCGGCAGGGCCCGCGGGACGTGCCGGTGTCCTACCCGGTGAGCGCGGACTGGTCGGTCGGCTGGGGCGTCGTTTCGTTCGATCCCGCCACGGGCGTGCTGACGGCGTTGCGGCCGGGTGTCGCGCGGCTGTCGGTGACGGTCAACGGGGTGACGCGCACCCTGGTCGTGACCGTGCGCGGCTAA